The following proteins come from a genomic window of Sesamum indicum cultivar Zhongzhi No. 13 linkage group LG10, S_indicum_v1.0, whole genome shotgun sequence:
- the LOC105172695 gene encoding reticulon-like protein B11 translates to MVESSRFSVHLALGGGAVADVLLWRKWYRSVAFLVGSTALWFLFEIAGYNLLSFISNVLLLLVAILFFWGKSASLLNRPLPPLPSLVVTEESALRAADEMRVWVNYVLAIAHDIAFGGNLRLFAEVAILLLVISYIGSLFSFFTLVYIDVLLSFSLPVLYDKYQKPIDDKLSAVYNIAQVQYRKIDDKILRKLPLPSKKEKKIQ, encoded by the exons ATGGTAGAATCTAGTCGGTTCTCTGTCCATCTCGCTCTAGGCGGTGGTGCAG TTGCCGACGTGTTGTTGTGGAGGAAATGGTACCGGAGCGTCGCTTTTCTTGTGGGGTCAACTGCCCTTTGGTTCCTGTTCGAGATAGCTGGATACAATTTACTGTCGTTTATATCGAACGTTTTATTGTTGCTCGTAGCAATCTTGTTTTTTTGGGGTAAATCTGCATCACTTCTTAACAG ACCTCTCCCGCCCCTCCCTAGTCTCGTGGTTACTGAAGAGAGTGCTCTGAGGGCTGCTGATGAGATGCGAGTTTGGGTAAACTATGTATTGGCAATTGCACACGACATTGCATTTGGTGGAAACTTGAGACTCTTTGCTGAG GTTGCTATACTCTTGTTGGTTATTTCCTACATTGGCAGTCTTTTCAGCTTTTTTACGCTGGTCTACATAG ATGTTCTTCTTAGTTTCTCACTGCCAGTGTTGTATGACAAGTACCAAAAGCCAATCGATGACAAGCTGAGTGCTGTGTATAATATAGCTCAGGTACAATATCGGAAAATTGATGATAAGATACTGCGAAAGCTTCCGTTGCCTTcaaagaaggagaagaagatcCAATAG
- the LOC105172835 gene encoding probable carbohydrate esterase At4g34215, giving the protein MPPNLNYKNDPYALEESKAIVQIIPMEFANTTQKNEAHPTKQIFILSGQSNMAGRGGVDKHTKQWDGVVPPDSSTDSSSIFRLSSQLDWEVAREPLHHDIDSKRTCGVGPGMSFANAVKERVGIVGLVPCAVAGTPIREWARGTYLYESMVNRAKAAASGGEIRALLWYQGEKDTYSQQDAETYKENLERFIQNVREDLNLPSLPIILVAIASGNEKYLEKVREIQKGIDIPNVVCVDAMGLPLQEDNIHLTTEAQVQLGRMLAQSYIAHVLG; this is encoded by the exons ATGCCTCCCAATTTGAACTATAAGAACGACCCCTATGCTTTGGAAGAAAGCAAAGCCATTGTTCAAATAATACCTATGGAGTTTGCAAACACGACGCAGAAAAATGAAGCCCACCCAACCAAACAAATCTTCATATTATCGGGCCAGAGCAATATGGCGGGCCGCGGCGGCGTTGACAAGCACACGAAGCAATGGGACGGCGTCGTGCCGCCGGACTCCTCCACCGACAGTTCCAGTATCTTCCGCCTCAGCTCGCAACTAGACTGGGAGGTGGCGCGCGAGCCTCTCCACCACGACATTGACTCCAAGAGAACCTGCGGGGTCGGGCCGGGGATGTCGTTCGCCAACGCGGTGAAGGAGCGCGTGGGAATCGTGGGGCTGGTGCCCTGCGCCGTGGCCGGGACTCCGATCAGGGAGTGGGCTCGCGGAACGTACTTGTACGAGAGTATGGTGAATCGGGCGAAAGCGGCGGCGAGCGGCGGGGAAATCAGGGCGCTGCTTTGGTACCAAGGGGAGAAGGATACGTACTCCCAGCAGGACGCGGAGACGTACAAGGAGAATCTCGAGAGGTTTATTCAGAACGTGCGTGAAGATCTGAATTTGCCGTCTCTTCCCATTATTCTG GTTGCAATTGCATCAGGCAATGAAAAATATCTTGAGAAGGTGAGAGAGATACAAAAGGGAATTGATATCCCAAACGTGGTGTGTGTGGATGCTATGGGCTTACCTCTCCAAGAAGACAATATTCATCTGACTACGGAGGCCCAGGTTCAATTGGGCCGCATGTTGGCCCAATCGTATATTGCTCATGTTTTGGGCTGA
- the LOC105172696 gene encoding probable carbohydrate esterase At4g34215, producing the protein MDLSNAAQNNEARSAKQIFILSGQSNMAGRGGVDRHTKKWDGVVPPESSPDPSKIMRLSVDLHWEVAREPLHHDIDTKKTCGVGPGMSFANTVKERVGVIGLVPCAVGGTAIKEWARGTHLYENMVKRAKAAVHGGGEIKAVLWYQGESDTSSQEDADSYKENMETLICNVRTDLDLPSLPIIQVAIASGDEKYLEKIREIQKGIDLPKVVCVDAKGLELKEDNLHLTTEAQVQLGRMLADAYLTHFF; encoded by the exons ATGGATCTTTCAAACGCGGCCCAGAACAATGAAGCCCGGTCCGCCAAACAAATCTTCATCTTGTCGGGCCAGAGCAACATGGCGGGGCGCGGCGGCGTCGACAGGCACACGAAGAAATGGGATGGCGTCGTTCCTCCAGAATCCTCCCCTGACCCCTCCAAAATCATGCGGCTCAGCGTTGACCTCCACTGGGAGGTGGCGCGTGAGCCTCTCCACCACGACATCGACACCAAGAAAACCTGCGGGGTGGGCCCCGGGATGTCGTTCGCCAACACGGTGAAGGAGCGCGTCGGAGTCATCGGACTGGTGCCCTGCGCCGTCGGAGGGACCGCGATCAAGGAGTGGGCTCGGGGGACGCACCTGTACGAGAATATGGTGAAGCGCGCGAAGGCGGCGGTGCACGGCGGAGGAGAAATAAAGGCGGTCCTGTGGTACCAAGGGGAGAGCGATACGTCGTCGCAAGAGGATGCGGACTCCTACAAGGAGAACATGGAGACGCTTATTTGCAATGTGCGAACAGATCTGGATTTGCCCTCTCTTCCCATCATTCAG GTCGCAATTGCATCTGGAGATGAAAAGTACCTTGAAAAGATTAGGGAAATACAGAAAGGAATTGATCTCCCAAAAGTTGTGTGTGTGGATGCAAAGGGATTGGAGCTCAAAGAAGACAACCTTCATCTCACTACTGAGGCCCAGGTCCAATTGGGCCGTATGTTGGCCGATGCTTATCTTACCCACTTTTTCTGA